A stretch of the Vigna radiata var. radiata cultivar VC1973A chromosome 9, Vradiata_ver6, whole genome shotgun sequence genome encodes the following:
- the LOC111242546 gene encoding probable disease resistance protein At4g27220: protein MDFLGPFGKVVEGVVDFVWKHGVRHMTYIVHYKKNVVELSDTVKDLRFEKEKIDHKCEEGTKNLHNVEGKVIEWVRKVSEIETTVDVFENDDGHTRARSPNCFVFPYLWNRHRENVTSNDVTLSNSGFEQFSSTKSTVEKVMRELENSGVRMIGLYGEGGVGKSALIKEIARIARDKKLFNVVVKVEVTANPNIQSIQEEIAYVADCLRRRLKKEKGNTLLILDDLWHKLDLNKLGIPLDDNDDNDDLSNDMRDLDDKFLKKEKNNKDFNQKVLKREKIIGGHKGCKILLTARQKRVLEVEMDVKSTFRVEPLDDKDALMFFQKLSEIHNMSDSRKEIVRKYCAGLPMAIITVAKALRGKSELVWEAALGELKKQELVGIQTNMDISVKMSYEHLENEEIKSIFLLCAQMGHQPLIMDLVKCCYGLGILEGVFSLSEAREKIKITIQKLKDSGLLLDGNSDIHFNMHDIVRDAALSIAKKDKHVFTLRNGKLDQWPELEKCTSISICNCDIIVKLPIVNCSQLNFFQIDTNNQFLTIPDKFFEGMKNLKVLILTGFHLKEFPPSIKGLLKLRMLCLERCTIEDNIAIGELEMLRILSFSGSQLKSLPTVLGCWDKLTLLDINDCSILEVNIPPDILSWLTHLEELYIRKSIGQNSILCELKNLHQLKVVDLSIPSFSVLPNHLFYDKLQDYKIVVGEVEKFSVIGFKMPDKYETSRVLALHDVXKIDSHKDINLLFKTAQSLLLGKVEVVKVVNELSIDGFPDLKHLSIIDSNAIKYVNSMQLSNCINVFPNLESLCLYNLKNLKMISIGPLKVASFSKLKSIKVNMCEGLVSFYSVSMVEFSNSEEPCEIIECNSYLDNFCASLETIEVSECKSLKEILKIPKKCHKVKFLKLQTLTLQSLPSFKCFYTKVEESQAKNSGSEEDQKSDKAPLFGEQVEIPNLESLNLCSLNMHKIWSDQFLSSFCFQNLIKLVVKECDELTYLCSLSVASSLKKLKSLIISECPYMEKIFETKENNADKVCVFPKLEEIQLTKMKRLRDIWHTKVNDDSFSSLISVNIEECNKLDKIFPSNMEGWFESLDNLKVSRCKSVEVIFEIKDCEEIDVSGEIDTNLQVILLEYLPKLKELWSKDPHGILNFKKLRTIDVSSCHKLRNLFPASMTKDVSKLERMSVLNCTEMVEIVSEANTDPLEFPELINVRLLLLPNIKQFYAGRLPIKCPKLKELTVYNCLKLKTFSKEISKTTEEEEEEEEEEEEEENFVFSAQKVHNVPLFLEFTKRKCVVNFFFFYIKRSE from the exons ATGGACTTTTTGGGGCCTTTTGGTAAAGTTGTCGAAGGAGTGGTTGATTTTGTATGGAAACATGGTGTTCGACATATGACTTACATAGTCCATTacaagaaaaatgttgttgaaCTGAGCGACACTGTTAAAGATCTTAGatttgaaaaagagaagataGATCATAAATGTGAAGAGGGTACAAAAAATCTACACAACGTTGAAGGCAAAGTTATTGAATGGGTTCGAAAAGTGAGTGAAATTGAGACTACAGTAGATGTGTTTGAAAACGATGATGGCCACACAAGGGCTCGATCACccaattgttttgtttttccgTACTTGTGGAATAGACACAG GGAAAATGTAACATCTAATGATGTCACATTGTCTAATTCTGGCTTTGAACAATTTAGTTCTACAAAATCCACAGTGGAGAAAGTAATGAGAGAACTTGAAAATTCCGGTGTGAGAATGATTGGATTGTATGGGGAAGGTGGTGTGGGTAAGAGCGCTTTAATCAAAGAAATTGCAAGGATAGCCAGAGACAAGAAGTTATTTAATGTGGTGGTTAAAGTAGAAGTAACAGCCAATCCCAATATACAAAGCATCCAGGAAGAAATTGCTTACGT AGCTGATTGTCTACGGAGGaggttgaagaaagaaaaaggaaacaccCTTTTAATCTTGGATGACCTTTGGCATAAACTAGATTTGAACAAGCTAGGGATTCCCcttgatgataatgatgacaATGATGATTTAAGTAATGATATGAGGGATCTTGATGATAAATtcctgaaaaaagaaaaaaataataaggatTTTAATCAGAAAGtgttgaaaagagaaaaaatcatTGGTGGTCACAAGGGATGCAAAATTTTGCTAACTGCACGTCAAAAAAGAGTATTGGAAGTTGAAATGGATGTAAAATCGACTTTCCGTGTAGAGCCATTAGATGACAAGGATGCTTTGATGTTTTTTCAGAAGTTGTCTGAAATACATAATATGTCAGACTCTAGAAAAGAAATTGTGAGGAAGTATTGTGCAGGGTTACCGATGGCAATAATTACAGTTGCAAAGGCATTAAGAGGTAAGAGCGAGTTAGTATGGGAAGCAGCACTTGGCGAACTTAAAAAACAGGAATTAGTGGGAATTCAAACAAATATGGACATTTCAGTGAAGATGAGTTATGAGCATCTAGAAAATGAGGAGATCAAATCCATTTTCTTACTTTGTGCTCAAATGGGCCATCAACCACTGATTATGGATTTGGTGAAGTGTTGTTATGGTTTGGGTATACTTGAAGGGGTTTTCTCACTTTCGGAAGCTCGAGAAAAAATCAAGATAACAATCCAAAAGCTAAAAGACTCGGGCTTACTATTGGATGGAAATTCTGATATTCATTTCAATATGCATGATATAGTTCGAGATGCTGCTTTGTCTATAGCAAAGAAGGACAAACATGTTTTTACTCTAAGAAATGGAAAACTAGATCAGTGGCCTGAACTCGAGAAATGCACTTCTATTTCTATATGCAATTGTGATATCATTGTCAAGCTTCCTATAGTCAATTGCTCccaacttaatttttttcaaatagacactaataatcaatttttgaCAATACCTGACAAGTTTTTTGAAGGTATGAAAAATCTCAAAGTTTTAATATTGACTGGTTTTCATCTAAAAGAATTTCCACCTTCAATCAAAGGCCTGTTAAAGCTCAGAATGCTTTGTTTGGAGCGGTGCACTATAGAGGACAACATAGCCATAGGAGAGCTAGAAATGTTGAGAATTCTTAGCTTCTCTGGATCCCAACTTAAAAGTTTGCCAACTGTGTTGGGGTGCTGGGATAAGTTAACACTGTTAGACATCAATGATTGTTCTATACTGGAGGTTAACATTCCACCTGATATTCTATCATGGTTGACACATTTAGAAGAGTTGTATATAAGGAAAAGCATTGGTCAAAATTCGATTCTTTGTGAGCTAAAGAATTTGCATCAGTTAAAAGTTGTGGACTTAAGCATCCCATCTTTTTCAGTTTTGCCCAATCACTTGTTTTATGACAAGTTACAAGATTACAAAATTGTGGTTGGAGAGGTAGAAAAGTTTTCTGTTATAGGCTTTAAGATGCCTGATAAGTACGAAACTTCAAGAGTTTTGGCATTGCATGATGTCANTAAAATTGACTCCCATAAAGACATAAACTTGTTGTTTAAAACAGCACAAAGTTTGTTGTTGGGAAAGGTNGAGGTTGTTAAAGTTGTTAATGAATTGAGTATAGATGGATTTCCAGATCTGAAACACTTATCCATCATAGATAGCAATGCCATCAAATATGTCAATTCAATGCAATTGTCTAATTGTATAAATGTTTTTCCCAATTTGGAATCTCTATGCCTTTACAATCTGAAGAACTTGAAGATGATATCTATTGGTCCTCTTAAGGTTGcatcattttctaaattaaagtCCATCAAGGTGAATATGTGTGAGGGATTGGTGAGTTTCTACTCCGTTTCCATGGTGGAATTTTCTAATAGTGAAGAACCATGTGAGATTATTGAATGTAATTCTTACTTGGATAATTTTTGTGCTAGCCTAGAGACAATCGAGGTTTCTGAATGTAAATCTTTAAAGGAAATCCTTAAAATACCAAAGAAATGTCATAAGGTTAAGTTTTTAAAGTTACAGACTTTGACACTTCAATCATTACCgtcatttaaatgtttttataccAAAGTGGAGGAGTCTCAAGCTAAAAATAGTGGTAGCGAAGAAGATCAGAAAAGTGACAAGGCTCCGCTTTTTGGTGAACAA GTTGAAATTCCAAACTTAGAGAGCTTGAATTTATGCTCACTCAACATGCATAAGATATGGAGCGATCAATTCTTGTCAAGTTTCTGCTTTCAAAACTTGATAAAATTAGTTGTGAAAGAGTGTGATGAATTGACATACTTATGTTCATTGTCTGTGGCAAGTAGtttaaagaagctgaaaagCCTTATCATAAGTGAGTGTCCATATATGGAGAAGATTTTtgagacaaaagaaaataatgcagATAAG GTCTGCGTCTTCCCCAAGCTGGAGGAAATCCAGCTTACCAAAATGAAGAGATTAAGAGATATATGGCATACTAAAGTGAACGATGATTCTTTTTCTAGTCTNATTTCGGTGAACATCGAAGAATGCAATAAACTAGACAAAATTTTTCCAAGTAACATGGAAGGATGGTTTGAAAGTTTGGACAACTTGAAAGTTTCTAGATGCAAATCAGTGGAagtgatttttgaaataaaagattgtGAAGAAATAGATGTATCTGGTGAGATAGACACAAATCTGCAGGTTATTCTTCTTGAGTACCTCCCGAAGTTGAAAGAATTGTGGAGCAAAGATCCACATGGaattctcaattttaaaaaacttcgGACTATAGACGTAAGTTCTTGTCATAAATTGAGGAATTTGTTTCCAGCTTCTATGACAAAAGATGTATCAAAGCTTGAACGTATGTCAGTATTGAATTGCACTGAGATGGTGGAAATTGTTTCAGAAGCTAACACTGATCCATTAGAGTTTCCTGAACTAATAAATGTGAGATTGCTTTTACTACCAAATATCAAGCAGTTCTATGCGGGGAGACTTCCGATAAAGTGCCCAAAATTGAAGGAATTAACTGTGTACAACTGTTTGAAGCTTAAAACATTCTCCAAAGAAATAAGCAAAAcaacagaggaagaagaagaggaagaggaagaggaagaggaagaagaaaattttgttttctcagCTCAAAAGGTACACAATGTTCCACTTTTCTTAGAgttcacaaaaagaaaatgtgtagtcaattttttttttttttatataaagagaagtgagtaa